The DNA segment TCCTGCAATACTCATAAACACTGTCGAAAAAGGTAATATGTCTCTAAAAAAATCTTCCATGATGGATCAAAGATACGGACCTTTTTACCAATTATTAGATTGAGTTTTTGCTTTAAACAAAGCTTAACTTTTAAATCATTTATATTATTTTATTTTCTGTTCCACTTAACTCACTAACAACTATGAGCACAGCACAACTTACTGCGTACGACCAACTGCTCGCCGCAGCCGAAGGCATTTTAGAAAGAGATGTTACCCGTAATGAAAAGCTTTTTGCAATCTGTGAACTCCTCGCAGATGAAATCAACACCTTTAATTGGGTTGGCTTTTACCTGCCAGACCCTGATGGAAAAGAAGAGCTTGTGCTTGGACCATTTGTGGGGCCTTCAACAGATCACACCCGCATTCCTTATGGCAGAGGCATTTGTGGACAGGTTGCATTGAACCATGAGACTTTTGTATCACAAGATGTTCACAGTGAGGATAATTACCTTGCTTGCAGCGTTGATGTTAAGTCTGAGATCGTAGTCCCCATTATGAAAGGAGATGAATTTGTTGGACAAATGGATATCGACTCCAACACGAAAAACTCTATCACCAAAGAGCAGCGAGAACTTTTGGAAGAAATTTGCGCCCTCCTTACTGACGAATTTTAACCTTTCTTTAGAATTCCCCGCCCGCTCATACCCAAGCTTTGGGTGAAAGTGCCGGGAACCGTTGTTCATAGAATTTGAGGAAGGTTGAAAATAACTTCCTCAAAATCCCAAAAAAGAGATGGCGGGAGTTTGTTTTACTCTGAACTCATCTTAACACTCACAGGGAGCATATCTACCGCAGTAGTCACGTTAGAGCTAAACGTAAATCCGTTTTTAGCTAAAGCTTGATGGCATGCATTCATTATTTGTGATCGGGCCTCGGCCAATCCCGGACCTTCAACAAATGTATTTATCCAAAAGAAGACTTCTAACTCAACATAACTTGGTGTAAACCCTGAAACCTGAATATTTACACTGGGTTCAGTTAGTGAAAGAGGGTTTTCTTGCACCTTGGCTAATAATAATTCTCTTGCCTTTTGCAGATCATCACCGTAATCAATTCCAATTTTAAAACTACCTCTTCTAAGCCCATCTCGTGTGAAGTTATGAAGGGCATTTTTATATATTGTTGCACTCGGTATAAAGATATCACACCCATCTGCCGTTCTAATGTGTACATCTCTGATCTCAATTCTCTTTACCACTCCCCTTATACCATTGCTCTCTATTAAATCACCAACATCAAAAGAACGGCTTATAGAAAGGAAAAGCCCGGCCAGTAAATTTTCACCAATTTCCCGGAAAGCAAAACCTAATACCACAGCTACAACTCCGCCTGCTGCAAGGAAACTAGTCGCTACTTGTGTAAGCCCAACAAAGTTTAAAGCTATTACTAATCCTAGAACGTTAAACGCCCACCGGATGAGTCTCTTAATAAGCCGAGTTTGCTTAACGGCCTTACCCCTGTCGTTACCTAATATTTTGCCCACACCATTACTGGCCAATTGCCCAATAATAACTAGCAACACAAACGTTACTATAGCTGCTAAAATTTGAGGGGCTGTAGATATTATTCTTTCAACCAGTAGATCAAAGCTTTCCTGCATGTATAGCTATATTTCTTAGAATGTATTTTGAAATATAGTACTCATACCCCGGATTAAAAAAACAACCCTATAAAGAAACTATTTGTGTTCCAACATGTACCCTATCAAGGGCATAAACAGCAATTGCTTTAATTTCCTTTGTAATAGCTTTGCCGTTTTCGTTTTCCTTTTGCTCTAAAAGCAGAACCCCGTTTCCACCAAGGTCTTTAGCTTCTTTTTTAAGCATCTCTATTACTTCTTCTGAAGAACTATCATCACCGGTTTCTTTTATTTCTACCGTAGCCAATTCAAAATATTCGCCTTCTATTTCAGACGAGTTATTGTAAACCATGATGTCCATCTCAGTCTCTGGAAGTACTCCAAATACATCTGATTGGACAAGGTCTTTAATGTGGGTGTTGGTAGACTGATGAGTTGATGAACTACAGGCTGAAGTGATTACTCCGATTATTAACAACGCTAAAACTATTTTTAATTTTTCCATCTCTTGCTCCTTTTATTTATTTGAGATGGAACCCAGTACGCCTTACTCCCTCTTTAGTTGCATTTTTACGGGCTTAAAAAAGATCATTCAAGAATTTTATTACTAATTTAAAGACCTTAATTCTGAAATATGCAGGTTTACGCTATGATTAGCTCGCAGACCAAAAATCCCGTCGCTTTTAATTTCTGAAGATGGAACTGAAGTAACCTCCTCACTATTTATGTAAAACCTAACCAGCTCTTCATCTACTTTCACCATCAGCGAATTAAGCACTGATGATTCCTCTTTATTCTCATACTTCAAAATTGCATCGCTTTCTGTCCAGCCCTGTACTACCCCGGTTTCTTCCCCGCTTCTGGTCTTAATCAAAAACTCTCCGGTGTTTCTAAGTAAAAAGTAGGCGTATTCCTGATTATCATCCTGCAGGTTAGCCCCTCCCCAAAAAATTCCATAGCCCTCCCGGTTTCTTTCACCCGGATCAAAAAAGTGAATTTCTGTTTCTATGCTAAAAGAGCCGGAAGCAGTGTTGGCAGAATGATAAAAGATACCGGCCGGCCCTGTTGTTATGTGCCAGCCCGGGGTCATGTTCACAAAGTAGATGTCTGATGAATCCGGCTGTGAGCCTATTATAACATCTTCCATTTCATGGTCTAGCCGAACCTCCCAGCCTTCCGGAACCTCAAAGTTTACACCCTGAGGATTATTGGGGTCAGGCCGTTCCTGAGCCACTGCTGTTGAAGTAATTAAAAGTATCCCAAGAACCGCTTTAAAAAGTGCCCTCATATCTTTCCCCATAAATAATTATTTAACTAACCTGTCAGATTATACGATAAATAGAGGTAATGCGGAAATGGGCAAATAAACCGTGGCTAAAGACTACATATTTCTACTCCCTCTTTTAAAGACTTGAATACATCTTCATTTGCTGGTATAAATTCCTGGGCTACATATCCATCAAAACCTGTTTCAGCAATGGCTTCCATTATCGCTCTGTAGTTCAGTTCCTGGGTTTCATCTATTTCATTCCTTCCCGGAACTCCTCCTGTATGATAATGGGCAATGTACTCTGCATTATCCCTGATCGTCCGGATTACATCTCCTTCCATTATTTGCATGTGGTAGATATCATAGAGAAGCCTAAAATTATCAAGCCCTAGTTTTTCTGCCAACTTCACTCCCCACTCAGTGTGGTCACATTGATAATCTTTGTGGTCTACTTTGGAATTCAAGAGTTCCATACAGAGTGTCAGCCCATATTCTTGAGCCTTTTTTACGACCGGCTCTAAACCCACAGCGCAGTTTTCAAGCCCTTGTTCATCATCAAGACCTTTTCGGTTTCCGGAAAAACAAATCACTTTCTCTAATCCTGCATCTGCTACTTTCGGAAATAACTCGAAGTACTCTTTTTTAAGCTTTTCATGAATTGAAGGGTCATTAAATCCATCCGTTAAACTCAGCGGCACACTATTCGCCATTGCACATGTTAACCCATATTTCTGAACCGTCTCATATTGATCTGGGTTTAACAATTCGATCGACTCAATTCCTATATCTACCGCAACTTCACAAAGCTCTTCCAAACTCTTCCCACTATATGGCCATCTGCACACAGAATGTTTGTACGCCTGTTTATAAGAAGATCTTTTTTTTGCCGCAGCTATTGAAGGCAACCCAAATGTGCCCGCAAAAGTTAGCCCAGCCATTCCTTTTAGAGCATTTTTTCGAGATATCTTCATTTTATACAGGGTTTGTTCAGATTATTCAACTGGGTTAAATCAATTAAAGTGAGAATAGTTTTTTTTTATTAGGTTACCAAAAACCTAACCGATCTTTGTTATGAATCTGAATCTCAAGTCTAAAAAAGAAAACACCTACGACGCTATTGTTGTAGGAAGCGGAATAAGTGGCGGATGGGCTGCTAAAGAACTCACAGAAAAAGGCCTTAACACCCTGATGCTTGAGCGGGGCAGGCAGGTTGAACACATAAAAGATTACCCTACCCACTCAACACCGCCTTGGGAATTGAAGTACAACAATCGGGTTCCTCGAGAAGAGATGAAGCACTACGAGAAACAAAAACGTCCCGGTTATAATATCAGACAGTCTACTAAACACTGGTGGGTTAAAGATACGGAACACCCTTACACGGAAGAGAAGCGGTTTGACTGGATTCGAGGATACCATGTTGGCGGACGTTCCATTATGTGGGGGCGTCAGTCTTATCGGCTTAGTGAAATGGATTTTGAGGCAAACCTCAAAGATGGAATTGGTGTAGACTGGCCAATCCGGTATGCAGATATTGCACCGTGGTACGATCATGTAGAACGCCATATCGGAGTGAGCGGACGTAACGAAGGTCTTCCTCAACTTCCTGACGGTCAATTTCTTCCCCCCATGGAGTTCAACTGTGTAGAGAAAGAGTTAAAAAAGCGGATTGAGTCCAAGTTTAATGACCGAATGATGACTATTGGCAGAACGGCTAATCTCTCTACTTCTCATAAAGGGCGGGCCGGATGTCAATATCGCAATATGTGTATGCAGGGATGCCCTTACAGCGCCTATTTCAGCACTCAGTCTTCTACACTGCCCCCTGCAATGGCAACAGGAAAACTAACTTTGCGCCCGGATTCTGTTGTAACAGAAGTCCTTTACGATCCGGAAACGCAAAAAGCTACTGGCGTTAGAATACTTGATACAGAAACCCGGGAGTACAAAGAGTATTACTCTAAAATCGTCTTCCTTAATGCTTCTACTGTAGGCAGTACCTGGATTCTTTTAAACTCAAAAGAACACTTCGCGAACGGCATGGGAAATGCCTCTGGTGAATTAGGCCGCAATATGATGGACCATCACCTGAATGTTGGAGCCGCTGGCACGGTCGAAGGATTTGAAGATATTTATTATCACGGCAAGCGCCCTAATGGAATTTATATTCCAAGATTTAGAAACATTACTGAAAAACATCCTGACTTCATCCGGGGATATGGGTATCAGGGTGGAGCAAGCCGAAATGGCTGGAAAAAAACCGTAGCTGAACTGAGTATTGGTGAAGACTTAAAGAATGAGGTTAATGAGCCCGGCCCATGGGAATTTGGCATGGGAGGCTTTGGTGAGTGGCTTCCTTATCATGATAATAAGATGTATCTCACAAACAAGGTTGTTGACAAATTTGGGCTTCCAACAGTGGTATTTGATGTCGCCGCTTTCGAAAATGAATATAAGATGCGGGATGATATGGCCGACTCGGCTGCAGAAATCCTTGAAGCCGCGGGTTTAAAAAACGTTCGCAAATGGAAAGACGACCCTAACCCCGGGTTAGGAATTCATGAGATGGGAACCGCACGAATGGGAAGAGATCCAAAAACATCCGTTTTAAATAAATGGAATCAGGTTCATGAGGTTAAAAATGTATTTGTTACTGACGGAGCCTGCATGACTTCTGCAGGATGCCAAAATCCATCACTTACCTACATGGCGCTAACAGCCAGAGCAGCCGACCATGCTGTTGAAGAACTTAAAAAAGGAAACTTGTAATCATGAACTCTGAAGAAAAAAAACTTATTTCAAGACGGGAAGCTCTTAAAAAAGCTGCTCTGGCTTTTGGAGGAATACTTTCAACTCCGGCAGCATTAACGCTTCTTGCAAACTGTAGTGGCCCCCGAACTTCAACCAACCGTTTTACAGATGCTCAACGCGCCACAGTTGAAACTGTTGGAGATATTATTATCCCAGATACTGACACCGCTGGAGCTACTAAATCAGGAGCTGTTCGAATCTTTGAAGATGTGCTTTTTGATGTGCTTGAAAAAGATCGCTCAGAACAATTCTTAACGGCCCTTGGTGAATTTGAAGAACAAGCGAAATCTGACCTTGGAGTATCATTTATTTCAGCAAGCGCTGAGCAGCAGAAAAACTATATTCAGAAAATACACGACGAAGTATTTGGTGGAAATATCGACTGGGATGCTCCTAGGCCCTTTATTTGGGAAATGAAGCAAGCGATGCTAAATAGCTATTTTGCAACCGAAGTCGGCATGACTCAGGTGATGCAATATCAGATGGTGCCCGGTTATTTTAATGGCTGTATGCCTTTTGATGAAGCCGGAGGGAAAGTCTGGGCGGGTTAAAACTTAGCGTTTACAACCAATCCACTATTTCTTCTTTTTTCTCCACCTCTACATACTTTTCAAATATTTCGTGGAGGCTGGAGTCTTTTTGTAGCTCTTTCCGGCTTACCGAATCAAGATAGGCTTTGATTGATCCTTTATGTAGAATGGCGATGTCATCGCATAGGTTTTCGACAACTTCCAGAATATGGCTGGTCACAATGATGGTGACGCCCTTCGCCTTAAGCTTCCTGATTACGGTTTTCATCCGTTCGATAGAAATAACATCTACCGCTTCAAAGGGTTCATCAAGCAGAAGTAATTTTGGTTCAACCAAAACAGACGTGACAAAAGCCAGCTTCTTACGGCTTCCAGACGACAGCTTATTCACTTTAATTTTGGCAAAGTCTTTAATATCAAAATAGTCCATCAGGGAGTAGGCCTTCTCTATCAATCCCTCCTTATTTACCTCATAGATTTCGCAAACATACTCGATGAACTCCACACTGCTGAATTGCTCAAACAGTAACGGCGGCTGTAATACTGCTGCCGTTATTTTTTTTATCTCGAGTTCGTTTTTAGGCACGAGCTTCATTCCGTGGATTGAAATCTCGCCTCCTTCAAAACTAAGCAGGCCCGTCAGGATGCCGATTAGTGTACTCTTTCCCGCACCATTGGGACCGATCAACCCAAACACTGTTCCCTTGGGAATATCCAGGTTAAGGCTTTTGAGCACCGGCGTTTCTTCGTAGCTCTTATCCAGATTTTTTATTTCTACAGCTCGCTCCATAATCTCATCAACACTCGATTTTTAAACAGGTTAACTAATACATCCATATGTCGCCACAAATATATTGCCATAATCACAATTACTGTACTCATAATGGTCAGCCGATACCACTCCAACCCATTCAAAGGGACAAATACAAGGTAGCCCATCGAAAATATCAGAAATGAAATAGCGAAGGTTACCTTCTGCGGGATAATAGGATGTTTATAACTAAAGGATGAATACGTCGCTTTTTGATACTGGAAGTAAGAGCTCCACACAAAAAGCAGCATAAACATTAAAAAGAAAAACGTGTTCGCTACAAAGATCTGTATCGGTGAGCCAATTTCAGGGATTACCAGCAGTTCAAATACTGTAATCAGATAAAAGACTAAAAGTGGCAATAGAACAACTCCCAGAAAGCGCTCTTTAAGCTGCTTTTCTAGATTAATAGGAAATTGGAGATGCAATAGAAATTCCCGGTTTTCATATCCATACATATTCGCCATACCCATAGCCAGTAGCGCAACAGGAATACCAGCCAGGATGGTAGGAATCAGGATGGTTTTAGCCATTTCAAACTCTACATTAAGAAGCAGCGGGACATACACAATAGGAATTACTGTAAGAGTCAATACTTGAAGCCTGTTGTATGGGTGCTTCATTACGTAGAAATAATACTTTCCTGCATTCCGCCCCATCACCTTTCTTAAAAATACCCATAGCTTACTGCTTTCCTCTTCGGCCTTCTTTAATCCAGGGTTTAACAGGCCTTCTTTAGTTTTGTTGAAGTGATCAATCACAGTCAACCCAATCAATATTACCGCAAAAAAGAAAATGATAGATGCATTCAGCCAGCCATAATCTTTTGTGACCGTTTGTATAAGCATTCCACCGGGTAGCCAGGAAAGAAACGCATTTACGGTTTCAACCTGTGGAATAAGTTCAGCAAAGATGCGACGGGAATTTGAAGCGAATAGCGATACTAATTGAAACAATCCAAAAACCAAAAATAGAAATCCAACCACTACAGCTATAAATCGTTTTTCAACAACTCGAATAAACCGATGCTTTATGGAGTAAATGAGTACGTAATTTAATGCAACCGCCGCAATGGCCACAAAAGCCTGATACACTGAGCGTACCTGAATCAGCAAGAAAACTAACCAGGTTAAGTTGTAGATGATATTAACCGGATGGCAAAACCCAATGATGGTCAGGTATTTAGCTAATCGTTTTAATGGGAAACCAAAGCCCAGAAGCTTCCGGTTTTCTTCAATATTCATTAACCGCATATTGGTGAATGAGAAGTGCATAATCCAATACGCATTTCCAAACACGAGCAGTATGAAGGTGTAAATATCCGGCGTAAGCCAAGGGAGCTGCATTTGCATCCATGGGTCACTATCCATCAGCACGACTACTAATGCAGTACCTGCCAGATTCACCAGCATGATCCCCAAAAACATGATATAACCGATTGTCAGCAGCAGCTGAAATCGATTCAGGTTGGAGATGAAGATCCTCCAGTTTAATGTGAGTAGCCGGTAGAACAAGGGTTGATTTTATTCGGGTGAAATATGGATGCCCATTATAAAGGTATCGTCCTGATTTTACTATTTGAAAGTTTTAAACATATAAAGCTGTCTTAAAAAGAGATGTTCTGAACTATGCTCCTTCCAAATAATCTTTTAAAAACTTACCGGTATAACTGCCCTCTTGTTCCATGATATCTTCCGGAGTTCCCTCAGCCACAATTTGACCTCCCCCAAATCCACCTTCTGGACCAATATCTATTACCCAGTCCGCACATTTAATAATATCGAGATTGTGCTCAATAATAATAACAGAGTGCCCCAGCTGAACGAGTTCATTGAAAGAATCCAGTAGCTTCGCTACATCTTCAAAGTGAAGGCCTGTTGTTGGCTCATCAAAGAAATAGAGCGTGTGATCAGTTGATGTCTTTGACAAGAACTTTGCCAGTTTTACTCGCTGAGCCTCTCCACCTGAAAGCGTGGTAGCACTTTGACCGAGTTGCAGATACCCAAGCCCGACATCTTCCAGTGGCTGCAGCTTATTGATGATGGTATTCTCATCCACAAAAAACTCGATAGCCTCAGAAACCGGCATCTCTAACACATTGTGAATATTTTTTCCGCGATACTTAACGTTGAGTACGTCTTTGCGGAACCGGGTTCCATTACAAACTTCACAGGTGAGTTCAATGTCAGCCATAAACTGCATTTCAATTCGCTGAACTCCTTCTCCCTGGCAGTTTTCACACCTACCGCCGGGTACGTTAAATGAAAAGTGCCCCGGAGTATATCCCATGATTTTTGCCTGCTTGGTATTTGAAAACAGATCCCGAATACCGTCAAAAGCTTTGGTGTAGGTCGCAGGGTTTGAGCGGGAAGAGCGACCGATCGGACTTTGATCCACCATTTCAACCCCATGAACAGCCGCCATTCCAGACAGATCAGAAAAACGGCCTACTTTATCATTGTAAGAGCCAATATGTTTTTGAATGCCCGCATATAAAGTATCATGCACAAGCGTTGATTTACCGGAGCCGGATACTCCCGTAACCACGGTCATCATTCCTAAAGGGAAGTCCACATCTACCATTTTCAAGTTATGTTCCGAAGCGCCTTCCAGTGAAATTACTTTACCGCTCCCTTTCCTTCTTTTTTTAGGAACCGGGATTTCTTTTCGCCCACTCAGGAATTTTCCGGTCAGCGTATCGGCTTTCAGCAGTTTTTCTACCGGCCCCTGGAAAACAACTTCACCACCATGGGTTCCAGCAAAAGGACCGATGTCGATTATATTATCTGCAGCCTTGATCATTTCCGGATCATGTTCTACAACTAACACAGTGTTTCCAATATCGCGTAGTGATTCCAGAATTTTTATCAGACGATCATTATCTCTGGGATGAAGGCCTATCGTGGGCTCATCGAGTACATACAGACTTCCAATTAGTGAACTCCCGAGAGCATTCGCCAAGCTGATTCGCTGGGATTCTCCCCCGCTCAACGTATTTGCAAGCCGATCTAAGGTGAGGTAATCAAGGCCAACTTCATCCAGATATTTCAGGCGCTTCCTGATTTCATACAAAATTTGTCCTGCCACGCCCTCTTCAAACTCGGTAAGCTCGAGGTCTTCAAAATACTTCCGGGCATGACCTATAGTTAACTCAGAAACTTCGCCAACATGCAGGTCTCCAACTTTAACATACAGGGCATCTTTTCTCACCCGGTAGCCCTCGCATTCCGGGCAGCGACTATATCCACGATAGCGCGAATAAAGCACCCGCATATGAACTTTATAAGACTGATTCTTAATCTGATCGAAAAACTTCCAAATACCAATATATTCATCCTTCCCTTTCCAGATTACATCCTTCACTTCTTTTGGGAGGTCGGCGTAGGCCGTATCGATGGAATACTTTTCGCGGGCACAAACTTTAATCAGGTCACGCAAGTGCATGCTGAACTTCTGGGAATCAAACGGGGCAATCGTACCGTTCCGTATTGTTTTTTGGTACTCCGGAATAACAAGATCTTCATCAATCCCTGACACCTTACCGATCCCTTCGCAATTATCGCAAGCTCCAAATGGATTGTTGAACGAAAACATTTGAGGTGTAGGCTCTGTGAATTCAATCCCGTCCATCTCGAACCGTTCGCTGAACGAAAGCTCTTCTCCATCCTTCATTTTAATGGAACAGCGTCCCTGTCCTTCCTGAAAAGCTGTCTCCAATGAATCTGCAATTCGGGTTCGGGTGCTCTCATCATCTTTTAAAACCAGCCGGTCAATAAGCACGCGATGCTTATCGGCTTTGAATTTTTTGATGTTGACCTCATCTGTGGTAAGGTCAATCATGCTTTCGTCATCAACCTTTAAGAGTCTTGTCAGTCCTTTTTCCTTCAGAACTTTTAGCTCTTCATCCAGCTTCTTTTTATCGTGCTTTGGGATGGGATGTACTACATAGAACCTTTCCCCTTCTTTCTGACTTTCGAATAGCTTTTTGATGGCTGTTCTCGGAGAGTCCTTTTTTACTCGCTCGCCGGAAACGGGCGAAATAGTTTTTCCTATTCGGGCAAACAGTAACCGGACATAATCATAAATCTCGGTAGTGGTACCAACGGTAGATCTTGGATTGGATGAAGTTGTTTTCTGCTGAATGGCCATGGCAGGTGAAATTCCCTGCATGAAATCGACATCCGGCTTATCCATACGCTCTAAAAACTGCCGGGCATAACTAGACAGACTTTCTACGTAGCGCCGCTGACCTTCTGCATAAATAGTGTCAAAGGCGAGGCTGGATTTTCCTGAACCGGACACTCCGGTAACAACGGTAAGCTTGTTGCGTGGAATCTCTACATCAATCTCTTTGAGATTATGAGTTCTGGCCCCCTTTATAATTATCGGGCGTTCTTCTTCCTGTTCCTTCGCTTCTTTTGTTGCCGTTTTTGTCGTGGACATATTTGCTATCAATCCTGAATTTTATCGAACCCTGAATATACACATTTGTTGGCAGTGTGCCGACAACATCACCAAACAAAAAAAGCGAGAGATTCTATCCCTCGCTTTCTAAACTAATCTGAGTTTTGAAGTGCCCTTTACAAATATTCTACCCTCACCGATCCGCCACTTGTTTTAGCTTCAATAAGGGTTCCTCCTCCATTCATAACGCCGCTAATTTCATCCTTTTCAGCCTGCCCGCTAAAGTTGTTCAGTTTCACATATACCCTGTTTCCATCTAAATCTAAATTGTAGCCGTTCTCTTCAGGTACAGTTACGGTTATGCTTCCACCGCTCGTTCTCAGCTCGATATATTCAGCCGGTGCTAACACCTCCGCAGTTATAGAGCCGCCGCTGGTGCGTGCATCAATATTTCCTTGCATGCCTTTCAGGCGAATACTTCCGCCGCTCGTCCGGGCATCAAGATTGCCAACTAAGGTCTCAGCACGAATGGTGCCACCACTGGTGTTCGCCTCAACGTTTCCTTGTATTTCCGTCATATTGATACTGCCGCCAGAGGTTTTGAGTACCATTTCACCTCTAATTCCCTCTGTTGTAATACTTCCCCCGCTTGTTCTGAGCTCTTGCGTGCCATCCATATTTTTAGCGGTTAAACTGCCGCCACTTGTTCTAAGTCGTGTTCTGGTTTCCCTGGGTGTATAAACGACAAAAGATATGGAGTAGCTACTATTCCAGTTCCATCCCCTTTTATTTTTACGGTCTACTATCGCCCTTATGGTATTACCATCTTTGGAGATGTCAATTTCATAATCATCCAGATCTGCTTCACCTTTTTCAACATAATCTCCTTTTTTGCGGACATACATTTCAACAACAACTTCATCCTGATTGGAGCCAATTACTGAAATGCTTCCACCTGACGTTTCAACCTGAAGGTTAACATCGCCGGAAACATTAAAATTGTTAATCAAGTAAGCGTCGCTGCTCGACTGTGCATACACGTGTAAACCGGTTGACAAAAGAAAAGCAGCCATCAATAAAGCTGCCCGCCCGGTTTTATTTAAATATTTAATCATTGAACCCATATTTTCTCCATTAGTTTTTCTCACCACTCTTGTTACACGAATGATTTATAAAGTAGTTACATTTTTACATGGTGTGGCATTGTTAACAATTGATTAAATTTGCCCGCCTAAACATCTGGAGTCTTATGAAATTACCTTTCATTTTAGCGAAACGCTTTGTAGCAGGAGAATCCTTCACGGAGTCCATCCCCAAAGCAAAAGAATTAAATAAAAAAGACCTGAAGCTCACGCTCGACCTCTTGGGCGAGAATGTTGACGACCGCCAAAAAGCTTCTGATACAGCTGATGCCTACATCCGGCTTCTTGACGGAATTAAGGAGCATGGATTAATCAGCAGTATTTCCATCAAGCTAACTATGATGGGTTTAGATATTGACCATGACTTCACCCGAGAAAATTTATTTAAACTACTCGATGTCGCTCAAAAGCATGATCAGTTTGTGCGCATTGATATGGAAGGTTCAGACAATACCCAGATTACCCTCGACATCTTTAAAGAAGCTCATGAAAAGTATGGCAGCAAGCACATCGGGACTGTAATACAGTCTATGCTATACCGAAGTAAAGATGACATTATTGAGCTGGCAGAAATGGGTGCAGACATTCGCCTGGTGAAAGGAGCTTACGGGGAGTCTTCAAAAATTGCCCTCCAGAATATGCCGGCTATCAGGGAGGCTTTTAAAGAGTCCGCTAAAGTTTTACTAGAGAAAACTGCTTTCCCGCGTTTTGGAACACACGATGACGAGCTCATAAACTGGCTTAAAGAGTATGCCGCTGAAAATAATCTTCCTAAAGACAGCTTTGAATTTCAGATGCTCTATGGTCTGCGGGAAGAAACAATGGTCGAGCTTTCTGATGAAGGTTATTCTGCCCGTGTTTATGTTCCCTTTGGCACTGACTGGTTCCCTTATTTTACCCGGCGCCTCGCTGAGCGTAAAGAAAATATATGGTTCGTTTTAAGTACCATGTTTAAGAAGTAAGTTACAAAGTGTGAGAGTGTTAAGGTGTTTGGGTAAAGCGTAAACACCTTAACACTTCAACACCTTCACACCCTAATACTTTTACCCATGTCTTTCCTTTTTGACCCGGCCGTACACCGATATATTATTGGCGGGATATTTATCCTAGC comes from the Balneola sp. genome and includes:
- a CDS encoding gaf sensor protein, which encodes MSTAQLTAYDQLLAAAEGILERDVTRNEKLFAICELLADEINTFNWVGFYLPDPDGKEELVLGPFVGPSTDHTRIPYGRGICGQVALNHETFVSQDVHSEDNYLACSVDVKSEIVVPIMKGDEFVGQMDIDSNTKNSITKEQRELLEEICALLTDEF
- a CDS encoding hydroxypyruvate isomerase, which translates into the protein MKISRKNALKGMAGLTFAGTFGLPSIAAAKKRSSYKQAYKHSVCRWPYSGKSLEELCEVAVDIGIESIELLNPDQYETVQKYGLTCAMANSVPLSLTDGFNDPSIHEKLKKEYFELFPKVADAGLEKVICFSGNRKGLDDEQGLENCAVGLEPVVKKAQEYGLTLCMELLNSKVDHKDYQCDHTEWGVKLAEKLGLDNFRLLYDIYHMQIMEGDVIRTIRDNAEYIAHYHTGGVPGRNEIDETQELNYRAIMEAIAETGFDGYVAQEFIPANEDVFKSLKEGVEICSL
- a CDS encoding GMC family oxidoreductase — encoded protein: MNLNLKSKKENTYDAIVVGSGISGGWAAKELTEKGLNTLMLERGRQVEHIKDYPTHSTPPWELKYNNRVPREEMKHYEKQKRPGYNIRQSTKHWWVKDTEHPYTEEKRFDWIRGYHVGGRSIMWGRQSYRLSEMDFEANLKDGIGVDWPIRYADIAPWYDHVERHIGVSGRNEGLPQLPDGQFLPPMEFNCVEKELKKRIESKFNDRMMTIGRTANLSTSHKGRAGCQYRNMCMQGCPYSAYFSTQSSTLPPAMATGKLTLRPDSVVTEVLYDPETQKATGVRILDTETREYKEYYSKIVFLNASTVGSTWILLNSKEHFANGMGNASGELGRNMMDHHLNVGAAGTVEGFEDIYYHGKRPNGIYIPRFRNITEKHPDFIRGYGYQGGASRNGWKKTVAELSIGEDLKNEVNEPGPWEFGMGGFGEWLPYHDNKMYLTNKVVDKFGLPTVVFDVAAFENEYKMRDDMADSAAEILEAAGLKNVRKWKDDPNPGLGIHEMGTARMGRDPKTSVLNKWNQVHEVKNVFVTDGACMTSAGCQNPSLTYMALTARAADHAVEELKKGNL
- a CDS encoding excinuclease ABC subunit A — its product is MSTTKTATKEAKEQEEERPIIIKGARTHNLKEIDVEIPRNKLTVVTGVSGSGKSSLAFDTIYAEGQRRYVESLSSYARQFLERMDKPDVDFMQGISPAMAIQQKTTSSNPRSTVGTTTEIYDYVRLLFARIGKTISPVSGERVKKDSPRTAIKKLFESQKEGERFYVVHPIPKHDKKKLDEELKVLKEKGLTRLLKVDDESMIDLTTDEVNIKKFKADKHRVLIDRLVLKDDESTRTRIADSLETAFQEGQGRCSIKMKDGEELSFSERFEMDGIEFTEPTPQMFSFNNPFGACDNCEGIGKVSGIDEDLVIPEYQKTIRNGTIAPFDSQKFSMHLRDLIKVCAREKYSIDTAYADLPKEVKDVIWKGKDEYIGIWKFFDQIKNQSYKVHMRVLYSRYRGYSRCPECEGYRVRKDALYVKVGDLHVGEVSELTIGHARKYFEDLELTEFEEGVAGQILYEIRKRLKYLDEVGLDYLTLDRLANTLSGGESQRISLANALGSSLIGSLYVLDEPTIGLHPRDNDRLIKILESLRDIGNTVLVVEHDPEMIKAADNIIDIGPFAGTHGGEVVFQGPVEKLLKADTLTGKFLSGRKEIPVPKKRRKGSGKVISLEGASEHNLKMVDVDFPLGMMTVVTGVSGSGKSTLVHDTLYAGIQKHIGSYNDKVGRFSDLSGMAAVHGVEMVDQSPIGRSSRSNPATYTKAFDGIRDLFSNTKQAKIMGYTPGHFSFNVPGGRCENCQGEGVQRIEMQFMADIELTCEVCNGTRFRKDVLNVKYRGKNIHNVLEMPVSEAIEFFVDENTIINKLQPLEDVGLGYLQLGQSATTLSGGEAQRVKLAKFLSKTSTDHTLYFFDEPTTGLHFEDVAKLLDSFNELVQLGHSVIIIEHNLDIIKCADWVIDIGPEGGFGGGQIVAEGTPEDIMEQEGSYTGKFLKDYLEGA
- a CDS encoding proline dehydrogenase — encoded protein: MKLPFILAKRFVAGESFTESIPKAKELNKKDLKLTLDLLGENVDDRQKASDTADAYIRLLDGIKEHGLISSISIKLTMMGLDIDHDFTRENLFKLLDVAQKHDQFVRIDMEGSDNTQITLDIFKEAHEKYGSKHIGTVIQSMLYRSKDDIIELAEMGADIRLVKGAYGESSKIALQNMPAIREAFKESAKVLLEKTAFPRFGTHDDELINWLKEYAAENNLPKDSFEFQMLYGLREETMVELSDEGYSARVYVPFGTDWFPYFTRRLAERKENIWFVLSTMFKK